One window from the genome of Treponema sp. OMZ 838 encodes:
- a CDS encoding HAD-IA family hydrolase — protein MIGHLLFDIDNTLYSASNLMERRISERMFQFIADFLSVPLEEAIRLQRARRHNYGTTLEWLECEYHFSDRDTYFAAVHPASEISELQPDPHLRDFLISLQMPMTVLTNAPMAHAERVLNFFNISDLFLGVFDISYNQGKGKPQSAAFTKPLAAVHKTIEETLFLDDCPAYVQGFVQIGGRSVLIDEKERCTDFTKTSGIPSIKSIYNLPPLLERLSV, from the coding sequence ATGATAGGGCATTTACTTTTCGACATTGATAATACACTTTATTCTGCATCGAATCTGATGGAACGGAGAATCTCCGAGCGGATGTTTCAATTTATTGCCGATTTTCTATCGGTTCCGTTGGAAGAAGCTATCAGGCTGCAACGTGCGCGGCGGCACAACTACGGCACAACGCTCGAATGGCTTGAGTGTGAATATCATTTTAGCGACAGAGACACTTATTTTGCCGCAGTACATCCTGCTTCGGAAATTTCAGAATTACAGCCGGATCCCCATTTACGCGACTTTCTCATTTCGTTACAAATGCCGATGACGGTATTAACCAATGCACCGATGGCACACGCAGAACGGGTTTTGAACTTCTTTAATATCAGTGACTTATTCCTCGGCGTTTTTGATATTTCCTACAACCAAGGGAAAGGAAAACCGCAATCGGCAGCCTTTACCAAACCGCTTGCCGCTGTACATAAAACGATTGAGGAAACATTGTTTTTAGATGATTGTCCCGCTTACGTTCAGGGGTTTGTTCAAATTGGCGGCCGGAGCGTACTCATCGACGAAAAGGAGCGATGTACGGATTTTACCAAAACGTCCGGAATTCCATCGATTAAATCGATTTACAACCTACCGCCGTTACTGGAGCGCCTTTCCGTATAG